A genomic window from Streptomyces mirabilis includes:
- the galE gene encoding UDP-glucose 4-epimerase GalE yields MSGKYLVTGGAGYVGSVVAQHLIEAGHEVTVLDNLSTGFREAVPAGAAFIEGDIRDAGKWLDSSYDAVLHFAAFSQVGESVVKPEKYWDNNVGGTMALLAAMREAGVRKLVFSSTAATYGEPERTPIVESAPTRPTSPYGASKLAVDHMITGEAAAHGLGAVSLRYFNVAGAYGAQGERHDPESHLIPLVLQVAQGRREAISVFGDDYPTPDGTCVRDYIHVADLAEAHLLAVEAATAGEHLICNLGNGNGFSVREVIETVRQVTGHPIPEVMAPRRGGDPAVLVASAATARERLGWNPSRADLAGIVADAWAFAQNKER; encoded by the coding sequence ATGAGTGGGAAGTACCTGGTCACGGGTGGCGCGGGCTATGTCGGCAGCGTGGTCGCGCAGCATCTGATCGAGGCCGGTCACGAGGTGACGGTCCTCGACAACCTGTCGACGGGCTTCCGCGAGGCCGTCCCGGCGGGGGCTGCCTTCATCGAGGGCGACATCCGCGACGCCGGTAAGTGGCTGGACTCCTCGTACGACGCCGTGCTGCACTTCGCCGCGTTCTCGCAGGTCGGCGAGTCCGTCGTGAAGCCCGAGAAGTACTGGGACAACAACGTCGGCGGCACCATGGCACTGCTCGCGGCGATGCGCGAGGCGGGCGTGCGCAAGCTGGTCTTCTCCTCCACGGCCGCCACGTACGGCGAGCCGGAGCGGACCCCGATCGTCGAGTCCGCGCCGACGAGGCCCACCAGCCCCTACGGCGCCTCCAAGCTCGCCGTCGACCACATGATCACCGGCGAGGCGGCGGCCCACGGACTGGGCGCGGTGTCGCTGCGCTACTTCAACGTGGCCGGCGCCTACGGGGCGCAGGGCGAGCGCCACGACCCCGAGTCGCACCTCATCCCGCTCGTCCTCCAGGTCGCGCAGGGGCGGCGGGAGGCGATCTCCGTCTTCGGCGACGACTACCCAACGCCGGACGGCACCTGCGTCCGCGACTACATCCACGTGGCGGACCTGGCGGAGGCGCACCTGCTGGCGGTCGAGGCGGCCACCGCCGGTGAGCACCTCATCTGCAATCTCGGCAACGGCAACGGTTTCTCCGTCCGCGAGGTCATCGAGACCGTCCGCCAGGTCACGGGGCACCCGATCCCCGAGGTCATGGCCCCGCGCCGGGGCGGGGACCCGGCCGTGCTCGTCGCCTCGGCGGCGACCGCGCGCGAGCGGCTCGGCTGGAACCCGTCCCGCGCGGATCTCGCGGGGATCGTCGCGGACGCGTGGGCGTTCGCTCAGAACAAGGAGCGGTAG